CGGCGGGCCATGTCCTGGTTGCGCCCCACCTCGTCCTGGAGCCACCCCGCCCCGGCGTACGTCAGGTAGAATTTGGAGTACTGCCCGGTGAAGTCCTCGTGGTGCAGGTGCAGCCAGTCGTAGTCCGCCAGCCCCCCGGTGACCACGTCCTCGTCCCAGATCTGCGCGTAGGGGATTCCGGCGTACTCGAGGGCCATCGTCACCGCGTCGTCCCACGGCGTGGAGTTCGGCGGCGTGTAGACGGCGATCTCCGGGGCCTTCTCCAGGGGCACCGCCTCCATGTTGCCCTCGGCGATGAGGCCCCGGATCCGGGCGACGTCGGCGGCCCCGACGGCGTCGAAGCGCACGCCCCGGAGCAGCGCCTCGCGACGCACGGGCTCCTGGTCGGGGAGCAGGAACGCCCCGCCCTGGTAGTTCAGCAGCCACTCGGCGGTCTCGCCCCGCT
The sequence above is a segment of the bacterium genome. Coding sequences within it:
- a CDS encoding asparagine synthetase B, with product RGETAEWLLNYQGGAFLLPDQEPVRREALLRGVRFDAVGAADVARIRGLIAEGNMEAVPLEKAPEIAVYTPPNSTPWDDAVTMALEYAGIPYAQIWDEDVVTGGLADYDWLHLHHEDFTGQYSKFYLTYAGAGWLQDEVGRNQDMARRLGFSDVPALKKAVAEAIREYVADGGFLFAMCSAPETLELALAAGPVDIAAPYS